A part of Salvia hispanica cultivar TCC Black 2014 unplaced genomic scaffold, UniMelb_Shisp_WGS_1.0 HiC_scaffold_948, whole genome shotgun sequence genomic DNA contains:
- the LOC125200383 gene encoding auxin-responsive protein SAUR21-like, which yields MAVRQMLRRSLSSERRSASSRNEVSKGHVAVYVGESEKKRFVVPLSYLNHPSFQELLFQAEEEFGFHHPMGGLTIPCSQDTFIDVVSSLRST from the coding sequence ATGGCCGTGCGACAAATGCTGAGACGGTCTTTATCTAGCGAGAGAAGATCAGCTTCCTCAAGAAATGAGGTCTCAAAGGGCCATGTTGCTGTCTATGTAGGGGAGAGTGAGAAGAAGCGTTTTGTTGTTCCACTCTCGTACTTGAACCATCCCTCGTTTCAAGAATTGTTATTTCAAGCTGAGGAGGAATTCGGGTTCCATCACCCCATGGGCGGCCTCACCATCCCTTGCAGCCAAGACACATTCATTGACGTCGTCTCTAGCTTGAGAAGCACATGA
- the LOC125200384 gene encoding auxin-induced protein 15A-like, producing the protein MAIRQILRRSLSNERRSAEVPKGHVAVYVGDNEKKRFVIPVAYLNHPSFQELLFQAEEEFGFNHPMGGLTIPCSEDLFVDFISDLSRR; encoded by the coding sequence ATGGCCATTCGTCAGATTCTAAGACGGTCTTTGTCCAACGAAAGAAGGTCAGCTGAAGTTCCAAAAGGGCACGTTGCCGTCTATGTTGGTGATAATGAAAAGAAGCGATTTGTGATTCCAGTCGCATACTTGAACCATCCTTCATTCCAAGAATTGTTGTTTCAAGCTGAGGAAGAATTCGGGTTCAATCACCCGATGGGTGGACTCACCATCCCTTGCAGCGAGGATTtatttgtagatttcatcTCTGATTTGAGCAGAAGATGA
- the LOC125200381 gene encoding pescadillo homolog, translated as MSKKNRDLGTAVGRNPTYTLECSLRRVRDLDDCLRWETHLPLPAVDRINSKSDNQCYVWDNVLILFLPVLSFCDGCRLSQEWQAYISRTHKLRKTFISVKGIYYQAEVEGQKVTWLTPHALQQVLPEVDYRVLLTFLEFYETLLAFVNHRLYHSINVTYPPILDPRLEALSADLYALSRYLDANGQMSTKAVTSSGSEPAEHQQDQAGDLMQQLPSNEPGALMHLLEDASREDEEDSETRECKYLFRNIKFFLSRESPRESLLFIIPAFGGKVSWEGAGAPYDESEQSITHQIVDRPTQGHKFLSREYIQPQWVYDCINAHIILPTEKYIVGCVPPPHLSPFVDNDAEGHVPEYAEAIERLKAAERKEVLPLPGMGKEDLDDPQSLLGIIDRAEAIEAAKKKQKMLMQEKKYHEELKLELQGAQLPSLQSGVEVEDAEEDALPDLQQRAKDADSMSEVSMSRKKRKLLEAMKVKER; from the exons ATGTCAAAAAAGAATAGAGATCTGGGAACGGCTGTTGGGCGGAACCCCACTTACACTCTTGAATGCTCATTAAGGAGAG TAAGAGACCTTGATGACTGCCTTAGATGGGAAACCCATTTGCCATTGCCTGCTGTGGATAGAATT AATTCAAAGTCAGACAACCAATGTTATGTTTGGGACAATGTACTGATCCTGTTTCTGCCTGTTCTATCCTTCTGCGATGGTTGTAGGTTGAGTCAAGAGTGGCAGGCATACATTTCTCGCACCCATAAACTACGGAAGACTTTCATTTCTGTGAAAGGAATTTATTATCAA GCAGAGGTCGAGGGGCAAAAAGTTACTTGGTTAACTCCTCATGCATTGCAACAAGTACTGCCTGAAGTGGATTACAGGGTCTTGCTTACCtttttggaattttatgaG ACTCTTCTTGCATTTGTTAACCACAGACTCTATCATTCAATAAATGTGACATATCCACCAATTCTTGACCCTCGGTTGGAAGCTCTGTCTGCAG ATCTTTATGCATTGTCAAGATATCTTGATGCCAACGGCCAAATGAGTACAAAAGCCGTCACCTCATCTGGCTCTGAGCCAGCTGAACATCAACAGGATCAAGCTGGTGATTTAATGCAACAGCTTCCTTCCAATGAACCTGGTGCTTTGATGCACCTTCTTGAAGATGCTTCTAGGGAGGATGAGGAAGATTCAGAGACTAGGGAATGCAAATATCTCTTCAGGAACATTAAATTCTTCTTAAGTCGTGAG TCTCCTAGAGAGTCGTTGCTGTTTATCATCCCTGCATTTGGTGGCAAAGTTTCTTGGGAAGGTGCCGGTGCACCTTATGATGAGTCTGAACAAAGCATCACTCATCAG ATTGTTGATAGGCCAACTCAAGGACATAAGTTCCTTTCCAGAGAATACATCCAACCTCAGTGGGTTTATGATTGTATAAATGCACACATCATTTTACCTACTGAGAAATATATTGTCGGATG TGTACCTCCACCGCATTTGTCTCCATTTGTAGATAATGATGCTGAGGGTCATGTTCCTGAGTATGCTGAAGCTATTGAGCGACTAAAGGCTGCCGAAAGAAAGGAAGTCTTGCCATTGCCTGGCATGGGAAAAGAGGATTTGGACGACCCTCAAAGTTTACTAGGCATCATTGATCGGGCAGAAGCTATCGAGGCTGCTAAGAAGAAACAGAAG ATGTTAATGCAGGAGAAGAAGTACCATGAAGAACTGAAGCTAGAGCTTCAAGGTGCTCAGTTGCCTTCTCTCCAAAGTGGCGTTGAAGTTGAGGATGCTGAAGAAGATGCTTTACCTGATCTGCAACAAAGGGCCAAGGATGCTGATAGCATGTCTGAGGTTTCTATGTCGCGCAAGAAGAGGAAACTTCTAGAAGCAATGAAGGTAAAAGAAAGATAA
- the LOC125200386 gene encoding auxin-induced protein 15A-like: MGFRFHTVFHHAKHIVRAHHHSPSSSSSSSSSSSSASKLKIHVPKGHIAVYVGENDLQKNRFVVPISYLNHPLFQDLLRSSEEEYGFDHPMGGLTIPCSEGAFKNVTSYLNELQRSRISS, from the coding sequence ATGGGGTTCAGATTCCACACAGTGTTTCACCATGCAAAACACATAGTTCGCGCTCATCATCATTctccctcttcttcttcttcttcctcttcctcctcttcgtCAGCATCAAAGCTCAAGATTCATGTGCCAAAGGGCCACATTGCTGTTTATGTAGGTGAGAATGATCTGCAGAAAAATCGCTTTGTCGTCCCGATTTCTTACCTGAATCACCCTCTGTTTCAAGACCTGCTGAGGAGCTCAGAAGAAGAATATGGATTTGATCATCCAATGGGAGGCTTAACAATTCCATGCAGTGAGGGAGCATTCAAGAATGTGACTTCTTATTTGAATGAGTTGCAGAGGAGTAGAATCTCCAGCTAG
- the LOC125200387 gene encoding LOW QUALITY PROTEIN: pentatricopeptide repeat-containing protein MRL1, chloroplastic-like (The sequence of the model RefSeq protein was modified relative to this genomic sequence to represent the inferred CDS: inserted 5 bases in 5 codons): MESSLSLAPQAISLITCSPVFSPLSSRAVGLLRSEFIGNGRNIRLPRRRCRKLWPKSEPGCGKFLFRASLDSQSIVVVATAVATVSAAAVVYLAYKREKARYQSMSGRLTLALSEQKKFCDRLDSHRCKAPTFGEEESTDINQYSKKETRENNGADINFGEANVIPGGALVVEAPEEAAPVRTSLEKLDNLEELPSCATLQSFSCYSSLRNMGGGSEKLEEERPTRYYGQVFLYKKDSRNQRRSRKTEKQISHTDGTKHLPPSFDPEQKHENNNHNXLWQLRVYEQLLRDCRLNECIELLEDMDXNGSFDMDKIYHSRFFDVCKRQKAVKVAXSFTRLIRNPTLSTFNMLMSVCASSQDSEGAFQILQLVQEAALNADCKLYTTLISTCAKSGKVDTMFKVFHEMVNGGVEPNLHTYGALIDGCAKAGQVAKAFGAYGILRSKNVKPDRVVFNALITACGQSGAVDRAFGVLAEMRAELQPIDPDHVTVGALMKACASAGQIDRAREVYNMIHQYDIRGTAELYTIAVNSCSHRGDWEFACSVYDDMIRKGVAPDEMFISALIDVAGHAGKVDAAFEILQEARAKGMHVGIISYSSLMGACSKARDWXKALELYEDIKRSTLKPGVSLMNALITALCDADQLQKALEILSEMKSTGVCPNIITYSVLLVASEKMTLEAGLKLFSQAKQDSVALNLVMCRCLIAMCLRXFQADCSAGEPVLSFTSVQLNSKWTSLALMVYRETIVAGVAPRMDELSLVLGCLKLPHDISVRNRLIENLGYNSGPSKGANLCSLINGFGEYDPRAFSLVEEATSLGVIPLTSMKDSLIVVDLRNFQVHTAAVYLLQFKKVSSTLGCWVSQEVAALLRRLGLSIKETDLMERSA; encoded by the exons ATGGAGTCGAGCTTATCTTTGGCTCCGCAAGCAATTTCATTAATCACATGCTCTCCTGTTTTTTCGCCTCTCTCTTCTCGAGCCGTCGGACTCCTCCGCAGCGAGTTCATCGGAAACGGACGCAATATCCGGTTGCCGCGGCGGAGATGCAGGAAATTATGGCCGAAATCCGAGCCTGGTTGCGGTAAGTTTCTCTTCAGAGCGTCGCTCGACTCGCAGTCGATTGTCGTCGTGGCCACGGCGGTCGCAACCGTCTCTGCTGCAGCTGTTGTGTATCTCGCttataaaagggaaaaagcTCGATATCAATCA ATGTCAGGACGGCTAACCCTAGCTCTATCAGAGCAGAAAAAATTTTGTGACCGCCTGGATTCTCACAGATGCAAAGCACCTACGTTTGGGGAAGAAGAATCCACTGACATAAATCAATATTCTAAGAAGGAAACTAGAGAAAATAATGGCGCTGACATCAATTTTGGAGAAGCTAATGTGATTCCTGGAGGTGCTCTCGTTGTAGAGGCACCAGAAGA AGCTGCACCGGTTCGGACTTCTTTGGAGAAGTTGGATAATTTGGAAGAGTTGCCGTCTTGCGCTACCCTTCAAAGTTTCAGCTGCTATTCATCCCTTCGTAACATGGGTGGGGGATCAG AGAAGCTTGAAGAGGAAAGGCCTACGAGATATTATGGTCAGGTCTTTCTCTACAAGAAGGACTCAAGAAACCAGAGGAGATCAAGGAAAACGGAAAAACAGATTTCGCATACAGATGGAACCAAACACTTGCCTCCCTCTTTTGATCCCGAGCAGAAACATGAAAACAACAATCATA CCTTGTGGCAATTACGTGTTTACGAGCAACTCCTGAGGG ATTGCAGGTTAAATGAATGCATTGAGTTGCTTGAAGATATGG GAAATGGTTCATTTGATATGGATAAG ATTTACCACTCCAGATTTTTTGATGTCTGCAAACGCCAGAAGGCAGTCAAGGTGG TTTCGTTTACCAGGCTTATACGAAATCCCACTCTGAGCACATTTAATATGCTTATGTCTGTTTGTGCAAGCTCTCAAGATTCAGAAG GTGCCTTTCAGATTCTACAACTTGTTCAGGAAGCTGCATTAAATGCTGACTGCAAACTATACACAACGTTAATATCGACTTGTGCTAAAAGTGGTAAAGTGGATACGATGTTCAAG GTTTTCCATGAAATGGTAAATGGTGGAGTTGAACCAAATCTTCACACATATGGTGCACTCATTGATGGTTGCGCAAAAGCAGGGCAAGTTGCTAAGGCGTTCGGGGCCTACGGAATACTCAGATCAAAG AATGTAAAGCCAGACCGAGTAGTTTTCAATGCGCTTATCACTGCATGTGGTCAATCAGGAGCAGTTGACCGTGCATTTGGCGTGTTAGCTGAAATGAGAGCAGAGTTACAACCAATAGACCCTGATCATGTCACTGTAGGTGCTCTGATGAAGGCATGTGCTAGTGCTGGACAG ATTGATCGAGCCAGAGAGGTGTACAATATGATTCATCAGTATGATATCCGTGGCACTGCTGAGCTTTACACTATTGCTGTGAATAGCTGCAGTCATCGTGGTGATTGGGAGTTTGCTTGTAGTGTATATGACGACATGATCCGGAAAGGTGTCGCTCCTGATGAG ATGTTTATCAGCGCATTGATAGATGTAGCAGGGCATGCTGGGAAAGTGGATGCTGCATTTGAAATTCTACAAGAAGCTAGGGCTAAGGGAATGCATGTTGGGATCATATCATATAGCTCCTTGATGGGAGCATGCAGCAAA GCTAGAGATT CAAAGGCGCTGGAACTGTATGAGGACATTAAGAGGTCTACTCTGAAACCTGGAGTGTCACTAATGAATGCTTTGATAACTGCTTTGT GTGATGCAGATCAACTGCAAAAGGCCTTGGAAATCTTATCTGAGATGAAGAGCACTGGTGTATGCCCAAACATCATAACTTACTCTGTTCTTTTAGTGGCAAGTGAAAA GATGACCCTAGAAGCTGGCCTCAAGCTTTTTTCTCAAGCAAAACAGGATTCTGTTGCTCTAAACCTTGTAATGTGCCGATGTCTCATAG CTATGTGCCTAC AGTTCCAAGCCGATTGCTCAGCTGGCGAGCCTGTTCTATCTTTCACCTCAGTTCAGCTTAATAGTAAATG GACATCCTTGGCCCTAATGGTGTATAGGGAAACAATTGTAGCTGGTGTAGCACCTAGGATGGATGAACTTTCACTTGTTTTGGGTTGCCTTAAGTTGCCTCATGATATATCTGTGCGAAATAGACTCATTGAGAATCTTGGATATAATAGTGGCCCATCAAAAGGTGCAAACTTGTGTTCCTTGATTAATGGCTTTGGGGAATATGATCCTCGCGCTTTTTCTTTGGTTGAG GAAGCTACTTCTCTTGGAGTTATACCATTAACCTCTATGAAAGACAGCCTCATAGTTGTTGATTTGAGAAATTTTCAGGTTCACACAGCTGCG GTGTACCTCTTACAGTTCAAAAAGGTCTCAAGCACGCTTGGCTGCTG GGTAAGCCAAGAAGTTGCAGCACTATTGAGGAGACTTGGGCTATCTATCAAGGAAACGGATCTTATGGAAAGATCCGCATAA